A window from Rhizosphaericola mali encodes these proteins:
- a CDS encoding M1 family metallopeptidase encodes MKKSAVLLAGLFVSSAISGFAQDSKYDQHEAFDPTFYTTNGNEFRSAIGAPGPKYWQNKVNYDINVKLDTTKKHIDGSVNIDYTNNSPDDLAYVWLQLDQNIKKKESRAQATSPVTGGRFANTEFTNGDEIKSVTIKLGGKSYKADYIITDTRMQIILPSSLKGNGGKLELAIEYGFTVPFDGTDRMGMMPTKNGLIYEVAQWYPRMCTYDDVLGWNTLPYLGAGEFYLEYGNIKYTITAPSDLIIVGSGKLLNPTEVLTAQQQKQLAKAANSDVTVMIHSLEDVQKGADKMNKNSLTWKFECDETRDVAFAASKAFIWDAARINLPSGKKILAQSVYPEEANTDNGYKRSTEFTKKSIELSSRWYEFTYPSATNVGGIVNGMEYPGIVFCGSKAEGGRLWGVINHEFGHNWFPMIVGSNERKYAWMDEGFNTFINGVDTKDFNKGEFYKPQDVQRMAKMVFSQNAEKLFSYPDQIQPFQLGNTAYYKPALGLNLLREKIIGEQRFDYAFKQYVKTWAFKHPTPYDFFHTIENAAGEDLSWFWKGWFYNNWKLDQAVKNISYVDNDVAKGALITIENLEKLPMPVEIAITDANDKTETIQLPVEIWQRGSTWKFLYPSTTTLKKVEIDPKHEFPDVNPANNVWNATN; translated from the coding sequence ATGAAAAAATCCGCCGTTTTGTTGGCAGGATTATTTGTATCTTCTGCAATTTCAGGCTTTGCACAAGATAGCAAGTATGATCAACATGAAGCATTTGACCCCACATTCTACACTACCAATGGCAATGAATTTAGAAGTGCAATTGGCGCACCTGGTCCTAAATATTGGCAAAACAAGGTCAATTATGATATCAATGTTAAGCTTGATACAACAAAAAAGCATATTGATGGAAGTGTAAATATCGATTATACAAATAACAGTCCAGATGATCTTGCTTATGTATGGTTGCAACTGGATCAAAACATCAAGAAAAAAGAATCTCGCGCGCAAGCAACTAGTCCAGTTACCGGCGGGAGATTTGCCAATACTGAATTTACCAATGGTGATGAAATCAAATCTGTAACCATAAAATTAGGAGGTAAATCATATAAAGCAGATTATATCATTACAGATACGAGGATGCAGATTATTTTACCAAGTTCATTAAAGGGCAATGGAGGTAAATTAGAATTAGCTATTGAATATGGCTTTACAGTTCCATTTGATGGCACGGACAGAATGGGTATGATGCCTACAAAAAATGGATTGATCTACGAAGTCGCACAATGGTATCCAAGGATGTGTACATATGATGATGTATTGGGTTGGAATACATTACCCTACCTAGGAGCTGGTGAATTTTATTTGGAATACGGAAATATAAAATATACCATCACAGCACCATCCGATTTAATTATTGTTGGTTCTGGAAAATTATTGAATCCAACAGAAGTATTAACAGCACAACAACAAAAGCAATTAGCAAAAGCAGCAAATAGCGATGTAACTGTGATGATTCATTCTTTGGAAGATGTACAAAAGGGTGCAGATAAAATGAACAAAAATTCCTTAACATGGAAATTTGAATGTGATGAGACGCGCGATGTTGCCTTTGCCGCATCTAAAGCATTTATCTGGGACGCTGCAAGAATAAATTTGCCTAGTGGAAAGAAAATTTTAGCACAATCTGTATACCCAGAAGAAGCAAATACAGACAATGGATATAAAAGAAGTACAGAATTTACCAAAAAGTCTATTGAATTAAGCTCTCGTTGGTATGAATTTACATATCCATCTGCGACCAATGTCGGAGGTATCGTTAATGGCATGGAATATCCTGGTATTGTATTTTGTGGATCAAAAGCAGAAGGTGGACGCCTTTGGGGAGTAATTAATCACGAGTTTGGACATAATTGGTTTCCAATGATTGTAGGCTCAAATGAACGAAAATATGCATGGATGGATGAAGGTTTCAACACATTTATCAATGGAGTAGATACCAAAGATTTTAATAAAGGAGAATTTTATAAACCGCAAGATGTCCAAAGGATGGCAAAAATGGTATTTTCCCAAAATGCAGAGAAATTATTTTCTTATCCGGATCAAATACAACCATTTCAATTAGGAAATACAGCCTATTATAAACCGGCCTTAGGTTTAAATTTATTGAGAGAAAAAATTATTGGAGAGCAAAGATTTGATTATGCATTTAAACAATATGTAAAAACTTGGGCATTTAAACACCCAACCCCTTACGACTTTTTCCACACGATCGAAAATGCAGCTGGAGAAGATTTAAGTTGGTTTTGGAAGGGATGGTTTTACAATAATTGGAAATTGGATCAAGCCGTCAAAAACATTTCATATGTCGATAATGATGTAGCAAAAGGGGCATTAATTACTATCGAAAATTTAGAAAAATTACCAATGCCCGTAGAAATTGCTATCACGGATGCCAATGATAAAACTGAAACAATCCAACTTCCTGTAGAAATTTGGCAAAGAGGTTCTACTTGGAAATTCTTGTATCCATCAACAACAACATTAAAAAAAGTTGAAATTGATCCAAAACATGAATTTCCAGATGTAAATCCTGCGAATAATGTTTGGAACGCAACGAATTAA
- a CDS encoding SusC/RagA family TonB-linked outer membrane protein, with protein sequence MKKTAKVVLLFCCFLFLRNFANAQTQKLFKGIVLDTSGQPLSGATISLKGTKVETTTNDSGQFQISVADVSKEIVVSLVGYNSQFVSVSGKDSAQISLIPVQADGNAVVVTALGIARKTRGLVYATQSVKTSELTDVRDANNFVNSLSGKVANVLITQGSGGPGSGARIVLRGNRSIQQSNTALIVVDGVPMLNVTTNVPGGTFGSFQGPDGASNLNADDIESLTVLRGASAAALYGSQAGNGVLVVATKKGKTGIHVDFNSGYASESVFALPKFQNTYGQGTNAEINTSVGSSWGAKMTGQTYTNSWGNNDTYSAQDDNVKDFFRNGSSFINYVGFSGGNDKTKAYFSYTNNATQGIVPKNNLMRHNINLRVFQQFTDKLSVDARLTYIHQKINNMPRTGEENSPVFDMYQIPRSVKLSEAKNYQQENTSTGLMEPTTWPSTLNSIYQNPYWMINNTSINSERDRIMGFMSLKYDITSWLNIAGRANLDRSLDDLDQSYQDGTILWTNAGNGGNYITSSFKNTQQWYDVILSGKNELNKDWTINYNAGSIFRDYKYVYNTLNTNGLYVANKFSVAFAKALSATPQAGGDQTQSVFGTANFAYKDALFFDGSYRNDWDSRLASPYSYGYYSAGVAAVLSDLFKLPQKISYLKVNASYAEVGNGGQEQIRNVVYNYTQSAGNGEISRNSVYPIPNLKPEIVKNIEATVEAKFFNNRFGFAATYYKSNSINQLISLSTPVATGYATKYINAGNIQNSGWEFTLQATPIKNEDFNWDVAVNFSMNKSKIKKISDDISTIYLSSEARAAQVAITTGGKYGDLYGYKWATNDQGQHIVDANGLPVATTTTQYLGNFNPTALLGWTNTFTYKRFYLRVLTDGRIGGTLVSGTEMNLAFSGITEGTEKFREGGLALGGVTADGTVNTKTVTAQQFWTASSVTGQRYGTGEFFAYDATNFRLREFSFGYDIPVKSTSLIKTLKLSAVARNLFWIYRGSSRMDIPGIGKRKMWFDPDMSMGNGNYQGVEYGAMPATRTWGVNLKVGF encoded by the coding sequence ATGAAAAAAACTGCAAAAGTTGTACTGCTTTTTTGTTGTTTCCTTTTTTTGAGAAATTTTGCGAATGCTCAGACGCAAAAACTATTTAAAGGAATTGTATTGGACACTTCAGGACAACCTTTGTCCGGAGCTACTATTTCATTAAAAGGAACAAAAGTAGAAACAACGACCAACGATTCTGGTCAATTTCAGATCTCCGTAGCAGACGTATCCAAAGAAATTGTCGTTAGCCTAGTGGGATACAACTCTCAATTTGTTAGTGTTTCTGGAAAAGACTCTGCACAGATTAGCTTAATTCCAGTACAGGCAGATGGCAATGCAGTGGTGGTTACGGCATTGGGCATCGCCCGTAAAACACGCGGATTAGTATATGCTACACAATCCGTAAAAACATCTGAACTCACCGATGTAAGAGATGCAAATAACTTTGTAAACTCACTATCTGGCAAGGTTGCCAATGTTTTGATCACACAAGGATCAGGAGGTCCAGGCAGTGGCGCTAGAATTGTACTAAGAGGTAATAGATCAATTCAACAAAGCAATACAGCTCTCATCGTTGTTGATGGAGTACCGATGTTAAATGTAACTACAAATGTACCTGGCGGCACCTTCGGATCTTTTCAAGGCCCTGACGGCGCGTCCAATTTAAATGCGGATGACATTGAAAGTCTAACAGTTCTTAGAGGTGCCTCGGCAGCTGCACTGTATGGTAGTCAAGCAGGAAATGGAGTCTTGGTAGTAGCTACAAAGAAAGGAAAAACGGGAATACATGTTGATTTCAATTCAGGATATGCGTCAGAAAGCGTATTTGCATTACCCAAATTTCAAAATACATATGGACAAGGAACAAATGCAGAAATTAATACTTCCGTTGGTTCTAGTTGGGGTGCTAAAATGACGGGGCAGACTTATACCAATTCTTGGGGTAATAACGATACCTATTCTGCACAAGACGATAATGTAAAAGATTTTTTCCGTAACGGATCCAGCTTTATTAATTATGTTGGTTTTTCTGGCGGAAATGATAAGACAAAAGCTTATTTCTCATATACTAATAATGCAACACAGGGAATTGTGCCTAAAAATAACTTGATGCGACATAACATCAACCTTAGAGTTTTTCAGCAATTCACAGATAAACTTTCTGTTGATGCAAGATTGACTTATATCCATCAAAAAATCAATAATATGCCAAGAACTGGGGAGGAAAATAGCCCTGTTTTTGATATGTATCAGATACCTAGAAGTGTAAAACTTAGTGAAGCCAAAAATTATCAACAAGAAAACACATCTACAGGATTGATGGAACCTACAACTTGGCCATCCACTTTAAATTCTATTTATCAAAACCCATATTGGATGATTAACAACACATCCATTAATTCTGAACGAGACCGTATCATGGGTTTTATGTCTTTAAAATACGATATAACCAGTTGGCTAAATATTGCAGGCAGAGCGAATCTAGATAGAAGTTTAGATGATTTAGACCAAAGCTATCAGGATGGTACTATTCTATGGACCAATGCTGGTAATGGTGGCAATTATATAACTAGTAGCTTCAAAAATACACAACAATGGTATGATGTTATTTTGTCCGGAAAAAATGAATTAAATAAGGATTGGACGATTAATTATAATGCAGGTAGTATTTTTAGAGATTATAAATATGTCTATAATACGCTTAACACAAATGGTCTATATGTAGCAAATAAGTTTAGTGTTGCATTTGCTAAAGCATTGTCTGCTACTCCTCAAGCAGGAGGAGACCAAACTCAATCTGTATTTGGGACCGCTAACTTTGCTTATAAAGACGCCTTGTTTTTTGATGGAAGCTACAGAAATGATTGGGATTCAAGATTAGCATCTCCATATTCTTATGGATATTATTCCGCTGGTGTCGCTGCAGTGTTAAGTGATTTATTCAAATTACCTCAAAAGATATCCTACTTAAAGGTCAATGCAAGTTATGCCGAAGTGGGTAATGGAGGACAAGAACAGATACGAAATGTTGTATATAACTATACGCAATCAGCCGGAAATGGAGAAATTAGCCGCAATTCTGTTTATCCTATACCTAACTTAAAACCAGAGATTGTTAAAAATATTGAAGCTACAGTAGAAGCAAAATTTTTTAATAATAGATTTGGTTTTGCAGCAACCTATTATAAAAGTAATTCGATCAATCAGTTAATCTCCTTGAGTACACCAGTCGCTACAGGATATGCAACGAAATACATAAATGCTGGTAATATTCAAAATTCAGGATGGGAATTTACCTTACAAGCAACTCCAATTAAAAATGAGGACTTCAATTGGGATGTAGCTGTGAATTTCTCAATGAATAAAAGTAAAATTAAAAAAATATCTGACGACATCAGTACCATTTATTTAAGTAGCGAAGCCCGTGCAGCCCAAGTAGCCATTACTACGGGTGGCAAATACGGAGACTTATATGGATATAAATGGGCGACAAATGATCAAGGTCAACATATTGTCGATGCGAATGGATTGCCAGTGGCAACTACAACTACACAATATTTAGGAAATTTTAATCCTACTGCACTTTTAGGATGGACCAATACTTTCACATACAAAAGGTTTTATTTGAGAGTATTAACAGATGGAAGGATTGGAGGCACACTAGTCTCGGGAACGGAAATGAACCTTGCATTTAGCGGAATTACAGAAGGTACCGAAAAATTCAGAGAAGGCGGCTTAGCTTTAGGTGGCGTAACGGCTGATGGAACTGTCAATACTAAAACAGTAACTGCACAACAATTTTGGACTGCATCTTCTGTGACGGGACAAAGATATGGTACAGGTGAATTTTTTGCTTATGATGCCACAAACTTCAGACTACGAGAGTTTTCTTTTGGATATGATATTCCTGTAAAAAGCACCTCTTTGATTAAAACGCTTAAGCTAAGTGCTGTTGCAAGGAATTTATTTTGGATTTATAGAGGTAGTTCTAGAATGGATATCCCAGGTATTGGAAAAAGAAAAATGTGGTTTGACCCAGATATGAGTATGGGCAATGGTAATTACCAAGGTGTCGAATATGGAGCAATGCCAGCTACAAGAACTTGGGGTGTTAATTTAAAAGTTGGATTCTAA
- a CDS encoding SusD/RagB family nutrient-binding outer membrane lipoprotein codes for MNRSALFKIIPITLLRQKMILSLLGLCIILSISCTKKYNDINTNPNALTSVSSADLPYIFTKAEDASMWSTSYQVAQNLNADQYAQYFACVATYFPSDRYVMRDDWFNSAWTSIYSDMLPQLQTIFQNTDPTSAEYSLANIIWVLGFDRITDYWGPIPYFKAGQIADYVAYDSQDSVYYDFFKRLDSSITNLKSHTSETPFGTSDIIYSGNVTSWLKFANTLKLRLAMRISGVAPTLAQKYAEEAVADGVMTTSTADDALMLKSVNTVNGLSMMSDWNEFRMSAAMGSILNGYNDPRIGVYFLPAVNSSKYRGLRNGLSTTQLGQSGNMAGDNSHVGPRWASTSFAGGTATYLSTSQNVMCTAEAYFLRAEAKLLGWNMGSETVQELYEDGIKASMTQWGITDATTIANYINGTTLPAAPGDNLSSAAVSDVPVKFGATAAIQKRQIAIQKWLAIFPDGTEAWADYRRSHAFSLYPVVNSDNTDIPDPTKQYIRRLTFLIQEKQSNAKGLASGYTELGGDDKITTPLWWDLN; via the coding sequence ATGAACAGAAGTGCCTTATTTAAAATAATTCCTATTACCTTATTACGTCAAAAGATGATTTTATCGCTTTTGGGATTGTGTATAATATTATCAATATCATGTACAAAAAAGTACAACGATATTAATACCAACCCAAATGCACTTACTTCAGTAAGCTCAGCCGATCTTCCTTATATTTTTACGAAGGCAGAAGATGCTAGTATGTGGAGTACAAGTTATCAAGTTGCACAGAACTTAAATGCGGATCAATATGCGCAATATTTCGCATGTGTAGCTACTTATTTCCCATCTGATAGATATGTGATGCGTGACGACTGGTTCAATTCTGCATGGACGAGTATATATTCAGATATGCTGCCACAGTTACAAACAATTTTCCAAAACACAGATCCTACATCTGCAGAATACTCTTTGGCTAATATAATCTGGGTATTAGGTTTTGATAGAATTACGGATTATTGGGGCCCTATACCATATTTCAAAGCAGGTCAGATCGCAGATTATGTAGCCTATGATTCACAAGATTCTGTTTATTATGATTTTTTCAAAAGACTAGATTCTTCTATCACAAATTTAAAATCGCATACATCCGAAACACCATTTGGCACATCTGATATTATATATTCTGGCAATGTGACGAGTTGGTTAAAATTTGCAAACACTTTGAAGCTAAGATTGGCTATGAGAATATCTGGAGTAGCTCCAACTTTGGCTCAAAAATATGCAGAGGAAGCGGTTGCTGATGGTGTGATGACTACTAGCACAGCAGATGATGCATTGATGTTAAAAAGCGTGAATACAGTCAATGGATTATCCATGATGAGTGATTGGAACGAGTTTAGAATGAGTGCCGCAATGGGATCTATCTTGAATGGGTATAATGACCCGAGAATTGGTGTTTACTTTTTACCTGCCGTAAATTCTAGTAAATATAGAGGACTAAGAAATGGCTTATCGACAACTCAATTAGGGCAGAGTGGTAATATGGCAGGAGACAATTCACATGTTGGACCACGTTGGGCATCTACAAGTTTTGCTGGAGGGACGGCAACGTATCTATCTACTTCTCAAAATGTAATGTGTACAGCTGAAGCATATTTTTTACGTGCAGAGGCTAAACTTTTGGGATGGAATATGGGAAGCGAAACGGTTCAAGAACTTTATGAAGATGGAATTAAAGCATCAATGACACAATGGGGGATAACCGATGCCACCACAATTGCTAACTACATAAACGGAACGACATTACCAGCTGCCCCTGGTGATAATCTGAGCTCCGCCGCTGTATCAGACGTTCCTGTAAAATTTGGAGCTACTGCCGCGATTCAAAAACGTCAAATCGCAATTCAAAAATGGTTGGCCATATTTCCAGATGGTACTGAAGCTTGGGCTGATTACAGACGAAGCCATGCATTCTCTTTGTATCCAGTCGTAAATTCTGACAATACCGACATTCCTGATCCAACAAAACAATATATAAGAAGATTGACATTTTTAATACAGGAAAAGCAAAGTAATGCAAAAGGCTTAGCCTCTGGTTATACCGAACTAGGTGGAGATGATAAAATTACCACTCCATTATGGTGGGATTTAAATTAA
- a CDS encoding fatty acid desaturase: MNKRTDFAWSDDCEPHKLRTKEIIVDHPEIRTLIGRNPYTFLIILLCVTIQTVLAIWLKDASWWIVLLVAYLVGAFACHTLFVCNHEASHNLIFKNRKLNTMAALVANLPLIFASTISFKKYHLKHHAYQGIEALDADMPNKWEAKMVGNSTFGKAMWLFFYPIVQASRMGRMNKEVKLFDWEMALNWLIQVIYVGIMFYFFGWKAIIFQLASFFFSVGLHPLGARWVQEHFLTHGEEQETKSYYGPLNVVNLNVGFHNEHHDFPSVPWNHLPQLHKMAHEHYDNLGSHKSYTILLFQFLFNKDLSIFSRMARNNRGKTSNKSKESTKPNVTETHSDGVSSHVEKISAADNLAIRDAAFIKK; encoded by the coding sequence ATGAACAAAAGAACAGATTTTGCATGGTCTGATGATTGCGAGCCGCACAAGTTGCGTACCAAAGAAATCATCGTTGACCACCCTGAAATAAGAACACTCATTGGCCGAAACCCCTATACCTTCCTTATAATCTTACTTTGCGTAACTATCCAAACAGTTTTAGCTATTTGGTTAAAAGATGCATCTTGGTGGATAGTATTATTGGTGGCATATCTTGTGGGCGCATTTGCCTGTCATACGCTATTTGTATGTAATCACGAGGCGTCACATAATTTGATTTTCAAAAATAGGAAATTGAATACGATGGCTGCATTGGTGGCTAATTTACCTTTGATATTTGCAAGTACGATTTCTTTCAAAAAATACCATTTAAAACACCATGCTTACCAAGGTATCGAAGCTTTGGATGCGGACATGCCTAATAAATGGGAAGCCAAAATGGTGGGAAATTCTACATTTGGAAAAGCAATGTGGCTGTTCTTTTACCCAATTGTACAAGCAAGCCGTATGGGTAGAATGAATAAAGAAGTAAAATTATTTGACTGGGAAATGGCATTGAATTGGTTAATTCAAGTTATTTATGTAGGAATTATGTTTTACTTTTTTGGTTGGAAAGCCATCATTTTTCAATTAGCAAGCTTCTTCTTCTCTGTTGGTTTACATCCATTGGGTGCTAGATGGGTACAAGAGCACTTCCTAACACATGGCGAGGAACAAGAAACAAAAAGTTATTATGGGCCATTGAATGTTGTAAATTTGAATGTTGGATTCCATAATGAGCACCACGATTTTCCGTCTGTGCCTTGGAATCATTTGCCTCAATTACATAAAATGGCACACGAACATTATGATAATCTAGGCTCACACAAGTCTTACACGATCTTATTATTCCAATTTTTATTTAATAAAGATTTATCCATTTTTTCCAGAATGGCACGTAATAATAGAGGAAAAACTAGCAATAAATCGAAAGAATCTACTAAGCCGAATGTAACAGAAACTCATTCTGATGGAGTTTCTTCGCACGTTGAAAAAATATCTGCCGCGGATAATTTAGCGATTAGAGATGCCGCATTTATTAAAAAATAA
- a CDS encoding glycoside hydrolase family 15 protein, with the protein MAVHKYDSGIIGNCSYIAHVRKDTNISWLCWPKFDSSFVFGGMLDENKGGAFYILPEGEYSSKQYYVENTNIICTEITNAYGTYRVTDFAPRFSNFNRMFRPLNLMRKVECLSGAPRVKIICKPVLDYGNIPLQPLIGSNHLHFTYGETSIRLTTNASINYIAEEQYFVLNDTKYFVLSYGEPFEAELETTFERFLAETIKYWRNWVKDSSILRFNQLAVIRSALALKLHQFEDTGAFIAASTTSLPEFPGEGRNWDYRFCWLRDTHYVINALNNIGHFDELEQYFSYVSSISFTEQDRYQPLYGITGEKTLTEKTLDLDGYLGNKPVHIGNQAYEHIQNDIYGQVLISLLPLYLDKRFVFKERNDSSYWIDFILKKIEKTINEKDAGIWEFRNMPNTHCYTNLFQWAGAKAALKMSRELKDKKLIARAIKLIKNAETNIEACYDPERKVYTHAVGSPYLDASTLQLIIMNYLDPHSQKAKDHLKGLEKELKGKNGLFYRYIHQDDFGKPTSTFLICAFWYVEALALVGRNKDAISTFDKLMQYSNHLGLFSEDVDENDGSQWGNFPQAYSHVGLMNAAYRISVKLDKPIYW; encoded by the coding sequence ATGGCAGTACACAAATACGATTCTGGCATTATTGGCAACTGCTCTTATATTGCTCATGTTAGAAAAGATACCAACATTTCATGGCTTTGTTGGCCAAAATTTGATAGTTCCTTTGTCTTTGGCGGGATGCTCGATGAGAATAAAGGCGGTGCATTTTATATACTTCCAGAAGGGGAATATTCATCCAAACAATACTATGTAGAGAATACGAATATCATCTGCACCGAGATTACCAATGCCTATGGCACCTATCGAGTAACTGATTTTGCACCGAGATTTTCCAATTTTAATCGAATGTTTCGCCCGCTCAATTTGATGCGAAAAGTAGAATGTTTAAGTGGAGCTCCTCGTGTAAAAATTATATGCAAACCAGTTTTGGATTATGGAAATATACCATTGCAACCGTTGATTGGTAGTAATCATTTGCATTTTACCTATGGAGAAACGTCCATCCGATTGACGACCAATGCATCTATTAATTATATAGCAGAAGAACAATATTTTGTACTAAATGATACCAAATATTTTGTGCTTTCCTATGGAGAACCTTTCGAGGCAGAATTAGAAACGACCTTTGAACGGTTTCTCGCGGAGACAATAAAATATTGGCGCAATTGGGTAAAAGATTCCAGTATTTTGAGATTCAATCAATTGGCGGTTATTCGTTCTGCGCTGGCTTTGAAATTGCATCAATTTGAAGATACGGGCGCTTTTATCGCAGCGAGCACGACGAGTTTGCCAGAGTTTCCAGGTGAAGGTCGTAATTGGGATTACCGTTTTTGTTGGTTAAGAGATACGCATTATGTGATCAATGCGCTGAATAATATTGGTCATTTTGATGAGTTAGAACAATATTTCTCTTATGTATCAAGTATTTCCTTTACCGAGCAAGATCGATATCAACCGTTATATGGAATTACAGGTGAAAAAACGTTGACTGAGAAAACTTTAGATTTGGATGGATATTTAGGAAACAAACCCGTTCATATTGGAAATCAAGCATATGAACATATTCAAAACGATATTTACGGACAAGTCTTGATTTCTCTTTTGCCTTTGTATTTGGATAAAAGATTTGTATTTAAGGAAAGAAATGATTCCTCTTATTGGATAGATTTTATTTTAAAAAAGATTGAAAAAACCATAAATGAAAAAGACGCAGGTATTTGGGAATTTAGAAATATGCCCAATACGCACTGTTACACTAATTTATTTCAATGGGCGGGTGCAAAAGCAGCACTTAAAATGTCACGCGAATTAAAAGATAAAAAGCTCATAGCAAGAGCTATTAAACTGATCAAAAATGCAGAAACAAACATTGAAGCTTGTTATGATCCAGAAAGAAAAGTGTATACGCATGCAGTCGGTAGTCCATATTTAGATGCTAGTACTTTACAATTGATTATTATGAATTATCTCGACCCGCATTCTCAAAAAGCAAAAGATCATTTGAAAGGTTTGGAAAAAGAATTGAAAGGTAAAAATGGTCTGTTCTATAGATATATTCATCAAGATGATTTTGGCAAACCGACTTCAACATTCTTGATTTGTGCATTTTGGTATGTGGAGGCGTTAGCATTAGTAGGTAGAAACAAGGACGCCATCAGTACATTTGACAAATTGATGCAATATTCCAATCATTTGGGTTTGTTTAGTGAAGATGTTGATGAAAATGACGGAAGTCAATGGGGCAATTTTCCACAAGCGTATAGTCATGTCGGTTTAATGAATGCCGCGTATAGGATTTCTGTTAAGTTAGACAAACCAATTTATTGGTAA